In one window of Fictibacillus phosphorivorans DNA:
- the nth gene encoding endonuclease III, giving the protein MLNKAQIQFCLEQIEDMFPDAHCELHHSNPFELTIAVLLSAQCTDALVNKVTPKLFEKYKTPQDYLNVTIEELQDDIRSIGLYRNKAKNIQKLSELVINEYGGEIPKDRDELTKLPGVGRKTANVVVSVAYDVPAIAVDTHVERVSKRLGICKWKDSVLQVEETLMKKIPKSLWGATHHRLIFFGRYHCKAQNPNCPECPLLSICREGKKRMNQKEKKLTQKR; this is encoded by the coding sequence GTGTTAAACAAAGCACAGATTCAATTTTGTTTAGAGCAGATCGAGGACATGTTTCCAGACGCTCATTGCGAACTTCACCACTCGAACCCGTTCGAGCTGACAATCGCGGTGCTTCTGTCAGCGCAATGTACAGATGCGCTCGTTAACAAAGTAACACCGAAGCTTTTTGAAAAATATAAAACACCGCAAGATTATCTGAACGTTACGATAGAAGAGCTGCAGGACGATATCCGGTCGATCGGATTATACCGAAACAAGGCAAAGAACATCCAAAAACTGAGTGAGCTCGTGATCAACGAGTACGGTGGCGAGATACCAAAAGATCGAGATGAACTGACGAAACTGCCTGGCGTAGGACGAAAAACGGCAAACGTTGTCGTATCTGTCGCTTATGATGTTCCTGCGATTGCGGTCGATACGCATGTTGAACGGGTTTCGAAAAGGCTTGGTATCTGTAAATGGAAAGACTCTGTTCTGCAGGTAGAAGAAACACTGATGAAGAAGATTCCAAAATCATTATGGGGCGCAACTCATCACCGTCTGATCTTCTTTGGCAGATATCACTGCAAAGCACAAAATCCAAACTGCCCAGAGTGTCCACTTCTCTCCATCTGCCGAGAAGGTAAGAAGCGGATGAACCAAAAAGAGAAAAAGCTGACTCAGAAAAGATAG